The segment GTTCTTTAATTTCTTATTAAAAAAGAAATCCAAAAGTTTACTTTTTAATAAGCCAAGTTAGTGCAACTAATAATGAATATAGCTTCCCGTCTAACGCAAGTCTAGGCCTTCGGCACCGCGGGAATGACTAAAGAAAAAACTTTTCAGATAACTAAATATTGTTTGTAGCGTTCAGTCTCACTGACCGCCAGTTCGTCACAGCGATTGTTATAAGGGTTATCTGCATGACCTTTGACCCAATGCCAATTTGTTTTGTGTTTACTTACAACTGCTTCTAGTTCCATCCAAAGTTCTTTGTTTTTAACGGGTTTTTTTGCTGCGTTTCTCCAGCCTCTAACTTTCCAGTCATGAATCCACTCTGTGATTCCTTGGATAACATATTTACTATCAGAATAGATTTCTACTTGGCATGGTTCTTTGAGTGACTTTAGTGCCTCAATCACTCCTGTAAGCTCCATAATATTATTAGTTGTTTGTTCTGATCCGCCACTAAGCTCTTTAACGTGTCCTTCATAGATAAGCAACGCGCCCCAACCGCCTGGGCCTGGGTTGCCACTACATGAGCCATCTGCATAAATGGTTATTTTTTTCATAAAAAAGATTATAACATGTACGAAGATGTTCTGCTGGGAGCTTTTTAAATAATGACAAAAAATGACGTCATAAAAGTAACGAAAAATCGAATATTGTTGTTATTTCCATGCATCAGTATATTCGAATGAATAAAGTATGCAATTTTTGGCGATATTACTATGTAGATAGCTATGATTGTGTGTATTTGATATTGGGGGTAGAAAAACATGAGTATGAGGGGAAAATTTAATAAAGGGAAAAAGTCTCCTGCGAGAGTTTCTGTCTTTGTTTCTGACAATAAAAACTCAGAAACAATTGACGTTAACGAAGTAGATATGAAGATAACAAAGTTAAATTCTATGATGAAAAACGTCGAGCGCAGAATAGACGCTCATCAAAGAAGACTATCTAATATATA is part of the Candidatus Margulisiibacteriota bacterium genome and harbors:
- the rnhA gene encoding ribonuclease HI, coding for MKKITIYADGSCSGNPGPGGWGALLIYEGHVKELSGGSEQTTNNIMELTGVIEALKSLKEPCQVEIYSDSKYVIQGITEWIHDWKVRGWRNAAKKPVKNKELWMELEAVVSKHKTNWHWVKGHADNPYNNRCDELAVSETERYKQYLVI